GGATCGTCGCCAAAAGTGTGGGAGGAGAAAAGGCAAGAAAAATCATTTTCGATACAAAATCAGGACTAGTGAAAATGAAGTACATAAGTTATGACGCAATCATTGATTAAACGGAAATAAACAACATGAATGACCCCAAGAAGAAAATATTGTTAGTGGATGATTTAGATGCCATTAGGAATATCGTCAGTGCAAGACTCAGGATCAAAGGCTTTGAAATCACAAAAGCCCATGACGGGGAAGAAGCACTCAGGATATTAACTGATGCACCGGAGTATTTCGACCTTATCCTCAGCGATTTTGATATGCCCAAAATGAATGGGCTCGAATTACTTGAAAAGGTGAGGTCTAATGTTGCCTTGAAAAACAAACCTTTCATCATGTTGACCTCCAGAACCGAACCAGAGAAGATGAAAGCCGCAAAAGAAATAGGGCTTTCCGCGTGGGTCAAAAAGCCTTTCAAGGTGGATTCATTTTTATCACAAATCAATTACGCTCTGGAGAAATAATGAGTAAGGCCGAGGAACTTTTCATCGAGGAAACCGGGGAGGTCCTGAACCAACTTGAAGAAAATCTGCTTGCGATTCAAGCCGATCATTTCAATGAGGAACTCATGCAATCTATTCTTAGGCTGCTACATACCATCAAAGGGTCCCTTCTCATGTTTGATCGAAAAGAACTTGGGGACTTTACGCATGAGTTGGAGTCGGTTTTTGACGCGTTTAATGGAGCAAATTATCCATTATCTGAGGACGTTACTCAGCTGATGCTGAATGCCGTGGATTTTATTCGCGAAACTTTCCACCAACCCAAACTCCAAACTGATGATCAGAAAGATCTATTGGAAATGTTTTCTTCGACCATTTCGTCGGCCGCACAAAGCACCCTGAAGTTTGTCGAAAACGAAAGCCAAAGTAGTGAACTCGTCACTTCGCTGTACTTTTTAATGATCAAACCCAGGATCAGCATAAAAGATCAGGATGGACATCCGCTGCATTTTATCATCAGAGATCTTCTGGATGAGCATGAATCGTTAGGTCATATTGAAAGTCAAGGCACCTCGATCCTTGAATGGCGAGTGCTTTTTGTTTCAAACTTGAATGAAGCCGAAATCAGGGCAATATTCTTGTTTGTCGAAGAAGACCTGGACCTCTCGATTACTCAATTTCCCATCAAGGGTGTTTCCATAAAAGAGGTAAAACTTGAATCATTCAGGAAAAAACTTGTCATCAAAAAAGCCAAAGCACTCATTCCGGAACTCGAGCAATTCGTCAAAGCATTCAAGGAATCCGATTTCCGTAAACCTGATGATCTGAGAAGGCAAAAAGAAAAAATGAAGGTTCAGGAGGTTTCAAGAACCACAAATTTCATCAAAGTAGAGCAAGGCAAGGTTGATGACCTCATGAATTGGATTAGTGAATTGGTCACCATCCAGGCAGCACTCAAAAATCAGGCTGAGAAAACTGATTCCGAAGCACTTCTAAATGTCTCAGAGAGCCTGCATTTCATCACTGAAAACATCAGAGATACCATTTTCTCCATCAGCCTGGTTCCCTTAAAAACGCTGGAGACACAATTCACCAGACTGGTTCGGGATTTATCCAGAGATCTAGGTAAAGAAATCACTTTCCAAAGCACCGGTTTCGAAACGGAATTGGACCGGAAAGTAATTGCCAACCTAAAGGAGCCTCTGCTTCATATCTTAAGAAATAGTATTGATCACGGAATTGAGAAACCCGATATTCGGAAGCAAGCTGGAAAGACGGCTAGTGGCAATATTATGCTTAAGTCTTATTACAGTGGCAACCTGGTCTTCATCGAGATAACCGACGATGGAGCAGGTATTGATCCACTGACCTTAAGAAAAAAAGCAGAAGAAAAAGGCCTGCTAAATACGGATGATCATTACACGGATGACGATATCCTACAACTGGTTTTTCACCCAGGACTTTCAACCGCTGATAACATTAGCGATATTTCGGGTCGTGGGGTGGGTATGGACATAGTGCGCAGGAAAATTATGGAGTTACGAGGCGAGGTTTCAATCTCTTCCGAACCCGGTAAAGGCACCAAGACAATCGTAAAACTGCCATTATCCCTAACGATCCTGGAAGGTCTGCATACAAGAGTCGGTAATACCCACTTGATCATGCCTATGAACACGATACGGGAGATTCATCGCTTTGACCGGAAAACATTTTATGACCGCCCCAAAGGGTCAGATATTTTAGAGTTTGACGGGAAACAGCTGTCCGTAGTTTCCATTGAAGAAAAATATCAAATAGCTTCTTCTGGAAAAGACACAGTGGATGTTATTACTGTTAACATAGGGAATATCCAGAAAGGTGTCGCGGTAGATGAAATTAAAGGACAAGTACAGACCGTTCTTAAACCTTTGGGTGAGTACTATGAAAAACAAGACTTTATCCTTGGCGGTACTATTCTCGGAGATGGGAATCTGGCATTCGTATTGGATATGGAAAAACTAATCAATTAATCATCACACTTATGGAAGATCAGGTGACGGATATTCGCACACAAGCATATTTAACATTCATGCTGGATCAGGAAATTTTCTGTGTCTCAGTGAACGCAGTGGTCAAAATCCTGGAAGTTCCCAACATCACAAGAGTACCCGAATCTCCTGCATTCATGAAAGGTATCATCAACTTACGCGGCAATATTTTACCTGTTGTGGATACTCGGTTAAAGCTAGGATTGGAAGAGGCTGACCATTCTCCCAAAACCCGGATACTGGTCCTGGATATCAACAGCGCAAACAAGATACTCTCTATTGGTGCGATTGTGGACCTGGCTAAGGAAGTCATCTCCGTAAATACTGAAGAGATCCAGCCTCCACCGAGTCTGGAAGATTACGAAAGAGCCCCATATATCGAGGGAGTGATCAACCACGAGGAGAAATTCATCCTGATCCTGAACATCAATAAGCTATTTGCTAAGAATGAAATTGAGGAACTGGATAACTTGAAAAATTGAATTTAATTCTGATCGAAACACAAAATGATCTGAGTATTAATGGCAAAGAAAAAGGTATTGATCATTGATGATTCCGCTCTTGTAAGAAAAAGCTTGTCCGGGCTTATTCAATCAATTCCTGACTTTGAAATAATGGCTACAGCGGCGGATCCCTACTTCGCAGCAAAAATTCTTAAAAAACAGATACCAGATGTGATCACTCTGGACGTTGAGATGCCGCGAATGGATGGGATCACCTTTCTCAGAACCTTAATGTCACAATACCCAATACCTGTGGTGATTATTTCCTCGCTTACAAAAAAAGGTTCTGAAACTGCGATACAGGCTTTGAAATTTGGAGCTGTAGAAGTCATCAGTAAACCCAATATCCATGGTGTCGGACTGGAAATCGAGGAGAATAGAATCCGGATCATGGAGGCCATAAAAGCAGCTTCCATGGCATCAGCAAAGCGACGAAGTGCTTTTCAAAAGGTGCCATCAAATGTAAGTTCCTTCAAACCGCTTAAATCACCGGACAAAGGACGAGAAGGTACCAGTCTGCTCCGGACAACTGAAAAAATAGTAGTAGTCGGAGCCTCAACCGGTGGTACAGAAGCACTAAGAACCATTTTATCTAAACTTCCGATGGATTCCCCAGCAACAGCCGTGGTACAACACATGCCAGAGAAATTCACTCACTACTTTGCGAGTAGCCTAAACGAACATTGTCTGGTCAACGTGAAAGAAGCCGTAGACGGTGATTCATTGATCACCGGGACAGTTCTTATTGCACCTGGAAACAAACACATGTGTGTCCGAAGATCAGGAGCCCGATATTATGTCAGCTTGATCGAAGGGCCTTTTGTGAACAGGCACAGGCCATCAGTTGACGTACTATTTCATTCTGTTGCAAATTATGCAGGAAACAACAGTACCGGAATTCTCCTCACAGGAATGGGGTCTGACGGTGCCAAAGGTCTGCTAGAAATGAAAAAAGCAGGTGCAACAACGGTAGCTCAGGACGAGGAATCTTCTGTGGTTTTCGGCATGCCAAAAGAAGCCATTGGTTTAGGGGCAGTGGATAAGGTGGTTGGACTAGAGGATATCCACAAACATATTTGCTGATAAATGAAAACTTCTTCTAGAAAGATCCAAGTCGACTGATCACTAGCTTTGTTCTCAACCTTATAATCTCACAAATCGGTAAAGAGATTCCGGTCTTTTGCTGACTTTTTTCAGAATTCTAAGTCGAAAAATTCTGGAATGACGATCTTATCTACAATTGTCACATTGAGCCTGCCTTGTCGGCAGACAGGGCTCTCGAAATGTGACTATGAAGCCATCAGCAATTCAATCCTACCCTTCAGGGAATCTTGGTCCCAGGGTTTGAGCATGCAGTTGCCGGAGCCTTTTTCGCAGACTTTTTTCATCACGTCTTCGGGGGCCTGGCCGGTTAATAACAAGGTTTTGATTTCCGGACGTAGCTCACGTAACTTCATAATAAGCTCATCCCCTTTGAGTCCGGGCATGGACCAATCGGAAATCACTAGCTTCACTTTGGTGTCACTGGTCGTTTCTATCTCTTCGATCAGTTCCAGCGCTTCTTCGCCGCTTTCGGCGAACTCATACTCAAAATCCTGACCAAACATGATCATCAGCTGGCGCTGCAGGATTTCAAGAATTTCTTTTTCATCATCTACACAAATAATCACGTCGTTCACTCTAGGTTAGGTTAGTACGGCTTCCTCTTTGATTTCGCTGGCGGCGATTTCTTTCGGAAAGGTTACACAAAAAGTAGTTTCACCTGGCTTTGAACTCACTTCCATGAGCCCACCATGCTTCTCCACAATCTTTTTGCAAATACTCAATCCAAGACCGGTTCCTTCTCCTTTAATCTTTGTAGTGTAAAAAGGTTCAAAGATTTTTTTCAATCCTTGTTTCGAAATTCCACCACCGTTATCTGTTATACGAACAACCCTACCGGCTGTTTCATCGCAAACTTCTAATTTCAGAATACCCTCCCCTT
This DNA window, taken from Cytophagales bacterium, encodes the following:
- a CDS encoding chemotaxis protein CheW is translated as MEDQVTDIRTQAYLTFMLDQEIFCVSVNAVVKILEVPNITRVPESPAFMKGIINLRGNILPVVDTRLKLGLEEADHSPKTRILVLDINSANKILSIGAIVDLAKEVISVNTEEIQPPPSLEDYERAPYIEGVINHEEKFILILNINKLFAKNEIEELDNLKN
- a CDS encoding chemotaxis protein CheA, which codes for MSKAEELFIEETGEVLNQLEENLLAIQADHFNEELMQSILRLLHTIKGSLLMFDRKELGDFTHELESVFDAFNGANYPLSEDVTQLMLNAVDFIRETFHQPKLQTDDQKDLLEMFSSTISSAAQSTLKFVENESQSSELVTSLYFLMIKPRISIKDQDGHPLHFIIRDLLDEHESLGHIESQGTSILEWRVLFVSNLNEAEIRAIFLFVEEDLDLSITQFPIKGVSIKEVKLESFRKKLVIKKAKALIPELEQFVKAFKESDFRKPDDLRRQKEKMKVQEVSRTTNFIKVEQGKVDDLMNWISELVTIQAALKNQAEKTDSEALLNVSESLHFITENIRDTIFSISLVPLKTLETQFTRLVRDLSRDLGKEITFQSTGFETELDRKVIANLKEPLLHILRNSIDHGIEKPDIRKQAGKTASGNIMLKSYYSGNLVFIEITDDGAGIDPLTLRKKAEEKGLLNTDDHYTDDDILQLVFHPGLSTADNISDISGRGVGMDIVRRKIMELRGEVSISSEPGKGTKTIVKLPLSLTILEGLHTRVGNTHLIMPMNTIREIHRFDRKTFYDRPKGSDILEFDGKQLSVVSIEEKYQIASSGKDTVDVITVNIGNIQKGVAVDEIKGQVQTVLKPLGEYYEKQDFILGGTILGDGNLAFVLDMEKLIN
- a CDS encoding response regulator produces the protein MNDPKKKILLVDDLDAIRNIVSARLRIKGFEITKAHDGEEALRILTDAPEYFDLILSDFDMPKMNGLELLEKVRSNVALKNKPFIMLTSRTEPEKMKAAKEIGLSAWVKKPFKVDSFLSQINYALEK
- a CDS encoding chemotaxis response regulator protein-glutamate methylesterase, whose product is MAKKKVLIIDDSALVRKSLSGLIQSIPDFEIMATAADPYFAAKILKKQIPDVITLDVEMPRMDGITFLRTLMSQYPIPVVIISSLTKKGSETAIQALKFGAVEVISKPNIHGVGLEIEENRIRIMEAIKAASMASAKRRSAFQKVPSNVSSFKPLKSPDKGREGTSLLRTTEKIVVVGASTGGTEALRTILSKLPMDSPATAVVQHMPEKFTHYFASSLNEHCLVNVKEAVDGDSLITGTVLIAPGNKHMCVRRSGARYYVSLIEGPFVNRHRPSVDVLFHSVANYAGNNSTGILLTGMGSDGAKGLLEMKKAGATTVAQDEESSVVFGMPKEAIGLGAVDKVVGLEDIHKHIC
- a CDS encoding response regulator; this translates as MNDVIICVDDEKEILEILQRQLMIMFGQDFEYEFAESGEEALELIEEIETTSDTKVKLVISDWSMPGLKGDELIMKLRELRPEIKTLLLTGQAPEDVMKKVCEKGSGNCMLKPWDQDSLKGRIELLMAS